A part of Prolixibacteraceae bacterium genomic DNA contains:
- a CDS encoding sulfatase-like hydrolase/transferase, translating to MKLHTWMVLGAAFVVNYGAIAKPKQNKKPNVLFILTDDQHLSEFNFLQEGHLPNGHERNLSPNLDNLASQGVIFSQQHVVGAICTPSRFSILTGRYPSTAQNIGFKRLLKKSNQANVTFNIGITNNDYNVAKALNDAGYYTGGVGKNHVIHGDESRHSLKHRVPKNGDSIKVQEALAGIYDNQIQKYKDVGFDYAASIYPGNLPGFLPKDLLFHNTDWIVKGALNFLNKAESEHSEEPFFLYFATTVSHGPAKYGTKYKGDRRATAKGWLDNPVDVLPSQESIRKRVKEANMPKEATDGLWLDDAIGRLVKKIDDMGELDNTIIIFMSDHGVEHGKFTCYEGGTHTPSVFYGPKFFKGGRSIDAFTSNVDFLPTILDLCDVTLKTDLPIQGVSMKPLLTGKKSEIHDYLFHEVGATRSVRKENWKYIAFRKPQWVQNITVEQRNKLAKKGVDPNAPFTHTCDQPGGRGGESPAIKFYPNYYDADQLYDLSADPTEQHNLAKDPKYAAKLKEMKSILAAEVKQLPGTFAEFTN from the coding sequence ATGAAACTTCACACATGGATGGTTTTAGGAGCTGCATTTGTTGTAAACTATGGAGCTATAGCTAAACCGAAACAGAATAAGAAGCCTAACGTTCTTTTTATTTTAACTGATGATCAACACCTCTCTGAATTCAATTTCTTACAAGAGGGACATCTTCCTAATGGTCATGAACGAAACCTTTCACCTAATCTCGACAATTTAGCAAGCCAAGGTGTTATATTCTCGCAACAGCACGTGGTTGGTGCAATCTGTACTCCTTCAAGATTCTCAATATTAACAGGACGCTATCCATCAACGGCTCAAAACATCGGATTTAAAAGACTACTAAAGAAGAGTAATCAAGCAAATGTTACATTCAATATCGGAATTACAAATAACGATTACAATGTTGCCAAAGCACTTAATGATGCAGGATATTATACTGGTGGAGTTGGTAAGAATCATGTAATTCATGGAGATGAATCAAGACACTCATTAAAACATAGAGTTCCTAAGAATGGAGACAGTATCAAAGTACAAGAAGCATTGGCTGGAATTTACGACAACCAGATACAGAAATATAAAGATGTTGGTTTTGATTATGCTGCATCGATATATCCAGGTAATCTTCCAGGTTTTCTACCCAAAGACCTGCTTTTTCACAATACCGATTGGATCGTTAAAGGGGCATTGAATTTCTTAAATAAAGCAGAATCGGAACATAGTGAGGAACCCTTCTTCCTATACTTTGCAACGACAGTGTCTCATGGTCCTGCAAAATATGGAACCAAGTATAAAGGGGATCGTCGGGCAACAGCCAAAGGGTGGTTAGATAATCCCGTAGATGTTTTGCCTTCACAAGAGAGTATTCGAAAACGTGTTAAAGAGGCAAATATGCCTAAAGAAGCTACCGATGGTTTATGGCTAGATGATGCTATTGGACGATTGGTAAAGAAGATCGATGATATGGGAGAACTAGACAATACGATCATTATCTTTATGTCTGATCATGGAGTGGAACATGGCAAGTTTACATGTTACGAAGGTGGAACACATACTCCATCTGTTTTTTACGGTCCGAAATTCTTTAAAGGAGGGCGAAGTATAGATGCATTTACATCTAACGTCGATTTCTTACCTACGATTTTAGATCTTTGTGATGTCACACTAAAAACTGACTTGCCAATCCAAGGTGTGAGTATGAAGCCTCTATTAACTGGGAAAAAGAGTGAAATACACGATTATCTATTTCATGAGGTAGGAGCGACTCGTTCAGTAAGAAAAGAGAATTGGAAATATATAGCTTTTAGAAAGCCTCAATGGGTACAAAATATCACGGTAGAACAGCGTAATAAGTTGGCAAAAAAAGGCGTCGATCCTAATGCTCCATTCACACATACTTGTGACCAGCCTGGTGGTCGAGGTGGGGAGTCTCCCGCGATTAAGTTTTACCCAAACTATTACGATGCAGATCAGCTATATGATTTATCAGCTGATCCTACAGAACAACATAACCTAGCCAAAGATCCTAAATATGCAGCCAAACTAAAGGAGATGAAATCGATTCTGGCTGCGGAGGTAAAACAGTTGCCTGGAACTTTTGCAGAGTTCACAAATTAG
- a CDS encoding beta-N-acetylhexosaminidase, with translation MNYKAFKEILLAMILILPCFSMAQDKLAIIPKPVKAEVATGSFVLNAKTQMKSPTKLNNEVQYFENQIRISTGIELKAASGSNSIELKTSRSLKNKYGDEAYQLHVAQNKIVVTGGSRTGVFYGLQTLLQLMPQQVFSRVNTHQKTLSIPCVNVLDYPRFGWRGFMLDASRSFQPVEYVKKTLDLMAIHKMNVLHWHLTDDHGWRVEIKSHPELTQIAAFRNQPNYPVKGEINSYGGFYTQKQIREIVKYAQELHITIVPEVDLPGHSSALLGAIPEMRCDNVERQKYIQYFRDYPMRNTKYVKHKGSNVVCAGKESVYPIINDILNEVIDLFPSEYIHVGGDEVKKNWWEACPHCQKRAKEKGLENMDELQAYFVKRLETMVVSRGRKLIGWDEILDGGLSPTASVMGWRGMKGAEKSVKQGRKTVVASNKGYYIQRKQSENPYHPQGWPRVTTAKHIYEYNPIPESLTKEQEKLILGIQTSVWTPFMHKSELWDIALYPRNCALSEAAWTPKDLKDWSDFERRMKSHVKRLDYKGVSYWRENKKVVGIWDTQDLWNETAVLKYDVSNEIKEAGVYFFLGEIKEGAELVVEKAIVLKDGKQIASDKHLGYISTDKNHERIYFLDIQDVNTDAKYELQLKVKGTLGKVSKGEFMVLHP, from the coding sequence ATGAATTACAAAGCATTTAAAGAAATACTATTGGCAATGATCTTAATTTTGCCATGCTTTTCGATGGCTCAAGACAAATTAGCCATTATCCCTAAACCTGTAAAAGCAGAAGTTGCAACAGGTAGTTTTGTGTTAAATGCGAAAACACAAATGAAATCACCGACTAAGCTTAACAATGAAGTCCAATATTTTGAAAATCAAATAAGGATATCGACAGGTATAGAACTAAAAGCTGCTTCCGGTTCTAATAGTATTGAATTAAAGACTAGCCGTTCGCTTAAAAATAAATATGGTGACGAAGCTTACCAACTGCATGTGGCTCAAAACAAGATTGTCGTTACAGGAGGAAGCAGAACAGGTGTCTTTTACGGCCTGCAGACGCTACTTCAACTTATGCCACAACAAGTCTTTAGTAGAGTGAATACACATCAGAAGACACTATCCATCCCTTGTGTAAATGTGCTAGACTATCCACGTTTTGGATGGCGTGGTTTTATGCTTGATGCCTCACGTTCCTTTCAGCCTGTTGAATATGTAAAAAAAACACTTGATTTAATGGCAATACATAAAATGAATGTACTTCACTGGCATTTAACCGATGATCATGGTTGGAGAGTTGAAATAAAATCACATCCAGAACTGACTCAAATTGCTGCATTTCGAAATCAACCAAATTATCCTGTAAAGGGCGAAATCAATTCTTACGGAGGTTTCTATACCCAGAAGCAGATACGAGAAATCGTTAAATATGCACAAGAACTTCATATTACCATTGTGCCAGAAGTCGATTTGCCTGGGCACTCATCTGCTCTTTTAGGGGCTATTCCTGAGATGAGGTGTGACAATGTGGAGAGACAAAAATACATTCAGTACTTCCGAGATTATCCCATGCGAAATACCAAATATGTCAAGCATAAAGGAAGCAACGTAGTTTGTGCAGGCAAAGAATCAGTATATCCAATAATTAACGATATTCTAAATGAAGTGATTGATTTATTCCCAAGTGAATATATTCATGTGGGGGGTGATGAAGTAAAGAAAAACTGGTGGGAAGCTTGTCCCCATTGTCAAAAGAGAGCGAAGGAGAAAGGCCTAGAGAATATGGATGAACTGCAGGCTTATTTCGTCAAAAGGCTTGAGACAATGGTGGTGAGCCGTGGTCGTAAGCTAATTGGTTGGGATGAGATCTTAGACGGTGGACTCTCTCCAACGGCCTCTGTAATGGGTTGGCGTGGTATGAAAGGAGCCGAAAAGTCAGTAAAGCAAGGTCGTAAAACAGTGGTGGCTTCCAATAAAGGATACTATATCCAGCGTAAGCAAAGTGAAAATCCTTATCATCCACAAGGTTGGCCACGTGTAACTACGGCTAAACATATTTATGAATATAATCCTATTCCAGAAAGCCTTACAAAAGAGCAGGAGAAGCTTATACTTGGTATCCAAACTTCTGTATGGACCCCGTTTATGCACAAAAGTGAGCTATGGGACATTGCGCTTTATCCACGAAATTGTGCTTTAAGTGAAGCTGCTTGGACACCAAAAGATTTGAAAGACTGGAGTGATTTTGAAAGGCGTATGAAGAGCCATGTTAAACGTTTGGATTACAAAGGGGTATCATATTGGCGAGAAAATAAAAAAGTTGTCGGAATATGGGATACACAGGATTTGTGGAATGAAACTGCTGTACTGAAATATGATGTTTCTAATGAAATAAAAGAAGCAGGAGTTTATTTCTTCCTTGGAGAAATAAAAGAGGGTGCAGAACTAGTTGTAGAAAAGGCTATCGTGTTAAAAGACGGAAAACAAATTGCCAGTGATAAACACCTCGGATATATTTCAACAGATAAAAACCATGAAAGAATTTATTTTCTAGATATTCAAGATGTGAATACAGATGCGAAATATGAACTTCAGCTAAAAGTAAAAGGAACGCTAGGTAAAGTGTCAAAAGGTGAATTTATGGTGCTACACCCATAA
- a CDS encoding fumarate reductase/succinate dehydrogenase flavoprotein subunit, which yields MSILDSKAPAGPLAEKWSKHKASIKVVSPANKRKLDVIVVGTGLAGASAAASLGELGYNVKAFCYQDSPRRAHSIAAQGGINAAKNYQNDNDSIYRLFYDTIKGGDYRARESNVYRLAEVSPLIIDQCVAQGVPFAREYGGSLSNRSFGGVLVSRTFYARGQTGQQLLLGAYSALNRQINAGTVEMHNRTEMLDLVVVDGKARGIIARDMITGEIQKHGAHAVCMCTGGYGNVFFLSTNAMGCSGSVAAQIYRRGAYMSNPAFVQIHPTCIPVHGSQQSKLTLMSESLRNDGRVWVPKKKEDAVKLQKGEISANNIKDEDRDFYLERRYPSYGNLVPRDVASRAAKERCDAGFGVNAEGKAVFLDFKYAIDRLGRDTIEKRYGNLFQMYEKITDVDPYSNPMQIYPAIHYTMGGTWVDYNLMTTIPGLYSLGEANFSDHGANRLGASALMQGLADGYFVLPYTIGDYLADEIMVPKIETTLPEFAEAEKSVTDRLSQLFNANGSEPVDYFHKKLGMIMWDHVGMSRNEAGLKTAVSEIRALRDEYYTNVRIPGELDNLNPELEKAVRVADSFDIAELMALDALARNESCGGHFREESATEEGEAKRNDEIGCYASAWEYKGAGQEPVMHKEELVFENVKLVQRSYK from the coding sequence ATGAGCATTTTAGATTCAAAAGCACCAGCTGGGCCATTGGCCGAGAAATGGTCTAAACATAAAGCAAGTATTAAAGTTGTTTCTCCAGCAAACAAGCGTAAACTAGACGTTATTGTTGTAGGAACAGGTCTTGCGGGTGCATCTGCAGCTGCTTCATTAGGAGAGCTAGGATACAACGTAAAGGCATTCTGTTATCAAGATTCTCCACGACGTGCACACTCTATTGCAGCACAGGGAGGTATCAACGCAGCAAAGAATTATCAAAACGATAATGACTCTATCTATCGTCTTTTCTACGATACAATTAAAGGAGGAGACTATAGAGCAAGAGAATCGAACGTATATCGTTTGGCAGAGGTTTCACCTCTAATCATTGACCAATGTGTTGCACAAGGAGTTCCATTTGCACGTGAATATGGCGGATCACTATCTAACCGTTCATTCGGTGGTGTATTGGTAAGTCGTACGTTCTATGCTCGTGGACAAACTGGTCAGCAGTTGTTGTTGGGTGCTTATTCAGCACTAAACCGTCAGATCAACGCAGGAACAGTAGAGATGCATAACCGTACGGAGATGCTAGATCTTGTTGTTGTAGATGGTAAGGCAAGAGGTATTATTGCTCGTGACATGATCACTGGAGAGATCCAAAAACATGGTGCACATGCTGTATGTATGTGTACAGGAGGTTATGGAAACGTATTCTTCCTTTCTACTAATGCAATGGGATGTTCAGGATCGGTAGCAGCACAGATTTACCGTCGTGGTGCTTACATGTCGAATCCTGCATTCGTACAGATTCACCCTACTTGTATTCCAGTTCACGGATCACAACAGTCTAAGTTGACTTTGATGTCAGAGTCTTTACGTAATGACGGACGTGTTTGGGTACCAAAGAAAAAAGAAGATGCTGTTAAACTTCAAAAAGGAGAGATTTCAGCAAACAATATTAAAGATGAGGATCGCGACTTCTATCTAGAGCGTCGTTACCCATCATACGGTAACCTTGTACCACGTGATGTTGCTTCTCGTGCTGCAAAAGAGCGTTGTGATGCAGGTTTCGGTGTAAATGCTGAAGGTAAAGCGGTATTCCTTGACTTTAAATATGCTATCGACCGTTTAGGACGCGATACTATTGAGAAGCGTTATGGTAACCTTTTCCAGATGTATGAGAAGATTACTGACGTGGACCCATATAGCAATCCTATGCAGATCTATCCTGCGATTCACTATACAATGGGTGGAACATGGGTTGATTATAACTTGATGACAACTATTCCTGGACTATATTCATTAGGAGAAGCAAACTTCTCTGATCACGGTGCAAACCGTCTAGGAGCATCAGCATTGATGCAAGGATTGGCAGATGGATATTTCGTTCTTCCTTATACTATCGGTGATTATCTTGCAGATGAGATCATGGTTCCTAAGATCGAGACAACCCTTCCTGAATTCGCAGAAGCAGAGAAGAGTGTTACAGATCGCTTGAGTCAACTTTTCAATGCGAATGGATCAGAGCCAGTAGACTATTTCCACAAAAAGTTGGGTATGATCATGTGGGATCATGTAGGTATGTCTCGTAATGAAGCAGGTTTGAAAACGGCTGTTTCAGAGATCCGTGCTCTACGTGATGAGTACTATACAAATGTACGTATCCCAGGTGAATTGGATAATCTTAACCCTGAACTGGAGAAAGCAGTTCGTGTAGCAGATTCATTCGATATTGCTGAACTTATGGCATTAGATGCATTGGCACGTAATGAATCATGTGGTGGACACTTCCGCGAAGAGTCGGCTACAGAAGAAGGAGAAGCAAAACGTAACGATGAGATCGGATGTTACGCTTCGGCTTGGGAATATAAAGGTGCTGGGCAAGAGCCTGTAATGCATAAAGAAGAATTAGTTTTCGAGAATGTAAAACTTGTTCAACGTAGCTATAAATAA
- a CDS encoding CPBP family intramembrane metalloprotease → MYNIQLKRKPIYAMLFLLLGFCLFQVVGALLTIVPMKILGLDMQSQVGTILLLGISSLSLFVGTGWFFSRTAMKGGCQGFSFGSKNDVKTYSLLIFFMTLLAIPISTYLGELNQAIPFPDALSGLESWLHELEKESMTIIKKLLSVTSLPYMLANLVVVAVIPAIGEEIVFRGIIQRMLFNKVQNAHKAIWLAAIIFSVLHFEFSGMIPRIFLGALLGYIYYWTGSLWMSIWAHFVNNGTLVVLAYLSSKGILGIDVIENDIPMAQLSGYMMMAVVLFVPAVRSLYAKRKHFVSSADQSIESDPMS, encoded by the coding sequence ATGTATAATATTCAGCTGAAGAGAAAGCCTATTTATGCGATGTTATTTTTGTTGCTCGGCTTTTGTCTTTTTCAAGTGGTAGGTGCATTATTGACGATTGTTCCAATGAAAATATTAGGATTGGACATGCAATCACAAGTAGGAACTATCTTGCTTTTGGGAATCTCCTCTTTGTCGCTTTTTGTGGGAACTGGTTGGTTCTTTTCGCGGACAGCCATGAAAGGTGGTTGTCAAGGTTTCAGTTTTGGATCTAAAAATGATGTGAAGACTTATAGCTTACTGATCTTCTTTATGACCCTCTTGGCTATTCCTATTTCGACCTATTTGGGAGAGCTGAATCAAGCCATCCCATTTCCTGATGCTCTCAGTGGTTTAGAGAGCTGGCTACACGAGCTGGAAAAGGAGTCTATGACAATCATAAAGAAATTACTTAGTGTCACTAGTTTGCCGTATATGTTAGCAAACCTTGTTGTCGTTGCAGTAATTCCTGCGATTGGGGAAGAGATTGTCTTTAGAGGGATAATTCAACGTATGCTTTTTAATAAAGTCCAAAATGCACATAAAGCAATATGGTTGGCTGCGATTATATTTAGTGTACTTCATTTTGAATTCTCTGGAATGATACCTCGAATATTCTTAGGGGCATTATTAGGATATATATACTATTGGACTGGAAGTTTGTGGATGTCTATATGGGCGCACTTTGTTAACAATGGAACACTCGTTGTTTTAGCTTACCTCTCATCTAAGGGCATATTAGGAATTGACGTTATTGAGAATGATATCCCAATGGCTCAATTAAGTGGATATATGATGATGGCTGTTGTCTTGTTCGTACCTGCAGTAAGGTCTCTTTATGCAAAACGTAAGCACTTTGTTTCTAGTGCTGATCAAAGTATAGAGTCAGACCCTATGTCGTAA
- a CDS encoding succinate dehydrogenase/fumarate reductase iron-sulfur subunit, with protein sequence MADKILNKLYIKIWRQKNSKSQGAFETYELENVSQGSSFLEMLDILNDQLIREGNDPVAFDHDCREGICGMCSLYINGEAHGPDTEITTCQLHMRKFNEGETITIEPWRAGAFPVIKDLIVNRNAFEEIQQAGGYVSVGTGGVPDGNAIPIGQDDAEEAMDAAACIGCGACVATCKNSSAMLFVSAKVSQFAKLPQGKVEGKRRAKAMVSKMDELGFGGCTNTGACEIACPKAISISNIARLNREYLCAKLAD encoded by the coding sequence ATGGCAGATAAGATTTTAAATAAGCTATATATCAAAATTTGGAGACAGAAAAACTCCAAATCACAAGGAGCATTCGAGACCTATGAGTTGGAAAATGTTTCACAAGGAAGTTCTTTTCTAGAGATGCTTGACATCCTTAACGATCAATTGATTCGTGAAGGTAATGATCCAGTTGCATTTGATCACGATTGTCGTGAAGGTATCTGTGGTATGTGTTCTCTTTACATCAATGGTGAAGCACACGGACCTGATACAGAAATTACAACTTGTCAGTTACACATGCGTAAATTCAACGAAGGGGAGACAATTACGATTGAGCCTTGGAGAGCTGGAGCATTCCCTGTAATCAAAGACTTGATTGTTAACCGTAATGCTTTTGAAGAGATTCAACAAGCAGGTGGTTATGTTTCTGTAGGTACTGGTGGTGTTCCTGATGGTAATGCGATCCCTATTGGACAAGACGATGCAGAAGAAGCAATGGATGCAGCTGCATGTATCGGTTGTGGTGCTTGTGTTGCCACTTGTAAAAACTCTTCAGCAATGCTATTTGTATCTGCGAAAGTTTCACAATTTGCCAAACTTCCTCAAGGTAAAGTAGAAGGTAAGCGTAGAGCGAAAGCAATGGTATCTAAAATGGATGAGCTTGGATTTGGTGGATGTACCAACACTGGTGCATGTGAAATCGCATGTCCTAAAGCAATTTCTATCTCAAACATTGCACGTTTGAACCGTGAGTATCTATGTGCTAAATTAGCAGACTAA
- the dusB gene encoding tRNA dihydrouridine synthase DusB yields the protein MVKIGNIELGSMPLFLAPMEDVTYKSFRYMCKKFGADVMYTEFVSSEALIRDIAKTKKKMTLFEFDRPVGIQIFGHNIESMVEAAKIAEESNPDIIDINFGCPMKKIVNRGAGSGMFQDVPKMVEMTRQIVNAVNKPVTVKTRLGWDDNSKVIVDVAEQLQDTGIAALTLHGRTRKQLYTGEADWDWIAKVKNNSRMHIPIIGNGDINGPLKAKECLEQSGVDGLMIGRGAIGRPWIFKEIRHYLETGELLPSPLVPEIVDNVKEQLTQSVNWKDSPERAVKEMRRHFAKYFPSLHNFRDIRIKLLRADELDEVLLLLDEIAERYADTRVDYTNISLK from the coding sequence ATCGTGAAAATCGGAAATATAGAACTAGGCTCAATGCCATTATTTTTAGCCCCAATGGAGGATGTTACATATAAATCGTTTCGATATATGTGTAAGAAATTTGGAGCTGATGTAATGTATACTGAGTTTGTTTCATCAGAAGCATTGATTAGAGATATAGCCAAAACAAAGAAGAAGATGACCCTTTTTGAATTCGACAGACCTGTTGGAATTCAAATTTTTGGTCATAACATAGAATCGATGGTTGAAGCAGCAAAGATTGCGGAAGAGTCCAATCCCGACATCATCGATATTAACTTTGGCTGCCCAATGAAGAAGATCGTGAATAGAGGAGCTGGATCGGGTATGTTTCAAGATGTACCTAAGATGGTCGAAATGACACGACAGATAGTAAATGCAGTCAACAAACCGGTGACCGTTAAGACTCGTCTTGGCTGGGATGATAACAGTAAGGTGATCGTAGATGTTGCCGAACAACTTCAAGATACAGGTATTGCTGCACTAACACTTCATGGAAGAACTAGAAAGCAGCTTTACACAGGAGAAGCAGATTGGGATTGGATCGCAAAAGTGAAGAATAACTCCCGTATGCATATCCCAATTATTGGTAATGGTGATATCAATGGTCCATTAAAAGCAAAAGAGTGTTTAGAGCAATCTGGTGTGGATGGATTAATGATTGGTCGTGGAGCTATTGGACGACCTTGGATATTCAAAGAAATTAGACACTATTTAGAAACAGGAGAACTTCTTCCATCACCTCTTGTACCTGAGATTGTTGATAATGTAAAAGAACAATTAACACAGTCAGTGAATTGGAAAGACTCTCCAGAAAGAGCAGTAAAAGAGATGCGTCGTCATTTCGCCAAATACTTTCCTAGCCTCCATAATTTTAGAGACATCCGAATAAAATTATTACGTGCAGATGAACTAGACGAAGTGTTGCTATTATTAGATGAAATTGCAGAAAGATATGCAGATACTAGAGTAGACTATACCAATATTAGTCTCAAATAA
- a CDS encoding succinate dehydrogenase cytochrome b subunit, which translates to MSSFMKSSIGKKFFMSVTGLFLITFIFVHLSLNLLLIVDDSGDLFNMAAHFMATNPAIKIMEPVLALGFLVHIIWSFVITLENKKARPISYNSGDKVLSPIAPSKNMLILGGMVLVFLVMHIANFWWKFKISHVGLSEVHVMQGGVSVEMENAYALVAGFFKASPLYCIIYMVGAALLGLHISHGFWSALQTIGWNNQIWRKRLEVVARILAWVIAVGFAIIPLYFMIKF; encoded by the coding sequence ATGAGCAGTTTTATGAAATCTTCCATCGGGAAGAAATTCTTTATGAGTGTTACTGGGTTATTCCTGATAACATTCATCTTTGTTCACCTGAGTTTGAACTTACTGTTGATCGTTGACGACAGTGGCGACTTGTTTAACATGGCAGCACACTTTATGGCTACCAATCCAGCAATCAAGATTATGGAGCCTGTATTGGCACTAGGTTTCTTGGTTCACATCATCTGGTCGTTTGTTATCACTTTGGAGAACAAAAAAGCACGTCCAATTTCTTACAATTCAGGAGATAAAGTGCTTAGTCCAATTGCTCCATCAAAGAACATGTTGATTCTTGGAGGAATGGTACTTGTATTTTTAGTAATGCACATCGCTAACTTCTGGTGGAAATTCAAGATCTCTCATGTAGGTCTTTCTGAAGTTCATGTAATGCAAGGTGGTGTAAGTGTTGAAATGGAGAACGCGTATGCATTAGTTGCTGGTTTTTTTAAAGCATCACCTTTATATTGTATAATCTACATGGTTGGTGCAGCACTATTAGGACTTCATATCTCTCACGGATTCTGGTCAGCGTTACAGACAATTGGTTGGAACAACCAGATTTGGAGAAAGCGATTGGAAGTGGTTGCACGCATCTTAGCATGGGTAATTGCAGTAGGATTCGCGATTATTCCGTTATACTTCATGATTAAATTCTAA
- a CDS encoding CPBP family intramembrane metalloprotease translates to MNQSYTSRLKYREGTAQDNTQIRKGYLWIMGFVIVIPWLLIYGLCTYITTSILGIKITSTEVDMSTTSLFWTSFSGLFATVLTVAGAIKIMERKRLRDIGLRIENRTTDIIIGVISAALCIIIGYIVLISTKQIEFIRTNFNLYEMSATIFIFLFGAMIEELLTRGYMQRVLMSRFNKYVAILISSLIFMLMHGANPNLGIIPFLNLFLVGILFGLSYQYTKNLWFPIAFHASWNFFQSLFGFNVSGISFYSAIESRIHTPTIINGGSFGFEGSILSILFEVGIILCLFLYYHKSDEIYR, encoded by the coding sequence ATGAATCAATCATATACTTCTAGATTAAAATATAGAGAAGGAACCGCCCAAGATAATACACAAATCCGTAAGGGATATTTGTGGATAATGGGCTTTGTGATTGTTATACCCTGGTTATTGATTTATGGTCTATGTACATACATAACCACATCAATTTTAGGCATTAAAATTACATCCACTGAAGTGGACATGTCTACCACTTCCCTATTTTGGACAAGCTTTTCAGGTTTATTTGCTACAGTATTAACGGTAGCAGGAGCGATCAAGATTATGGAGAGGAAAAGACTTCGGGATATTGGTCTACGAATAGAAAATCGTACTACAGACATAATTATTGGTGTTATTTCTGCTGCATTATGTATTATAATAGGATACATCGTTCTTATCTCAACCAAGCAAATTGAGTTTATTCGCACCAACTTCAACCTCTATGAGATGAGTGCAACCATATTTATTTTTCTATTCGGAGCAATGATAGAAGAGTTGTTAACTAGAGGGTACATGCAACGAGTTTTGATGAGTAGGTTCAATAAGTATGTTGCAATATTAATCTCTTCACTCATATTTATGCTCATGCATGGGGCTAATCCGAACTTAGGTATAATCCCATTTTTAAACCTGTTCCTTGTCGGTATATTATTTGGACTCTCCTATCAGTATACAAAAAACCTATGGTTTCCTATAGCATTTCACGCCAGCTGGAACTTTTTCCAGTCTCTATTTGGTTTTAATGTAAGCGGCATATCCTTCTATTCAGCTATCGAAAGTCGCATACATACTCCGACAATAATCAATGGTGGTAGTTTTGGATTCGAGGGATCTATTCTTTCTATCTTATTTGAGGTCGGCATCATTCTTTGCTTGTTTTTATACTACCATAAGAGTGACGAGATATATCGATAG
- a CDS encoding alpha/beta hydrolase encodes MYLNINHRNYCVEVFGEGEVLLLLHGYMESKKAFDPIKEKLALQYKVIAVDLPGHGDAGEITTPFSFDEIAADMMMLLDHLEIEGRVHFAGHSMGGYVGQAMAAFYPNTLKSLNLIHSATWAASKEYQKLKEREKSFVLKGKAGSIARISIPDSFAPKNRERMRPVIDQMIEDAQKMTTDSLVTIIDAMKGRESWYHLVNCYPIPVHIIAGKYDQVAPLEKLQADLPNWRNGHLTILEQSGHHGFIEEPEVFLYQLNQFTTQIDAHWQDRQKVKESTKLDQKEDL; translated from the coding sequence TTGTATCTAAACATTAACCATAGAAACTATTGTGTTGAAGTATTTGGAGAAGGAGAAGTCCTTTTACTTCTACACGGTTATATGGAATCGAAAAAGGCGTTCGATCCAATAAAAGAGAAACTAGCACTCCAATATAAGGTCATCGCGGTAGACCTTCCAGGACACGGTGATGCCGGTGAGATTACAACTCCTTTTAGCTTTGATGAGATTGCAGCAGATATGATGATGCTTCTTGACCATTTGGAAATTGAAGGACGTGTTCATTTTGCAGGGCACTCTATGGGAGGTTACGTGGGACAAGCCATGGCTGCTTTTTATCCCAATACACTAAAATCCCTAAACCTTATTCATAGTGCTACATGGGCAGCAAGCAAAGAGTATCAAAAACTTAAAGAGAGAGAGAAGAGCTTTGTTTTAAAGGGAAAAGCAGGAAGTATTGCCCGTATCTCTATTCCAGACAGTTTTGCGCCTAAAAACAGAGAGAGGATGCGCCCAGTCATTGATCAAATGATCGAAGATGCACAAAAAATGACTACCGATTCATTAGTAACCATCATCGACGCGATGAAAGGAAGAGAGTCTTGGTATCATTTAGTCAATTGCTATCCTATTCCTGTTCATATCATCGCTGGAAAATATGATCAAGTAGCACCTTTAGAGAAGCTACAGGCTGATCTTCCTAATTGGAGAAATGGACATTTGACCATTTTAGAACAATCCGGACATCATGGATTTATTGAAGAACCAGAAGTGTTCCTATATCAACTAAATCAATTTACCACGCAAATAGATGCGCATTGGCAGGATAGACAAAAGGTAAAAGAATCCACAAAATTAGATCAGAAAGAAGACCTATAA